One Mycobacterium paraseoulense genomic window, TCCTGCGCTCGCCTGCCGGGCGGTGAGCCGGCGGAGGATCGTCGGCAGCACGCTGTCGTGGGCCCCGAGGTGTTGTTGCACCACGATCGCGGCCGGAACTCGGCCGGCAGGTCACCCAAGACGGTCGACAAGGCGTCCAGACCACCCGCCGAGGCCACCAGAACTACCAGCGCGACGGGCTGCCGCGCGTCGCTCGCCACCCATCCAGTCTCCCAACTCGACGGCCCCGCCGCAGTACCGCTGACGATGCCCCCCGTTCGCGTGTCGCCCCGACTATCCAAAAAACGAAATGATTGCGCGGGCGCACAAAGTACCGGGGGGGCCGCGTTTTCCGGATACCGGTCTGGGTAAATCCCGATGGGGTAAGAACTACGCACAACGCGGTGGGCGACGGGGGTATGCCACCGGCACGAAAGGGGTGCCTTGAAGATCGCGATCGTGAGCGGCGACGACATCAGGTGCGACGACCCGCGGCGGTTGTGCGTCGCGCTCGCGGGTCGCGGGCATGACGTGGCGCACTTCGTTCGCCACGGCGATCACCGTGCGGCGCGGACCGGCACCGACCGTCATCGCACATTCTGCGTGCCCGTCGGCCCCCGTGCGGCGAAGTCGGACTCGGACGTGCTGCCGTACGTGGGCGAGTGGGCGTGCGCGCTGGAGCGCGCGTGGGCAGCGCAGCCACCCGACGTCGTGCATGCTTACGGCTGGCTGGGCGGTCTGGCCGCTCAATTGGCAGCGACGCGGCGAGAAGTGCCGACCGTCCAGAGTTTCCTGGGCCTGGCCACCACCCGTGGCGCCCACGCTCGCGGGAAGGCGCCGCGAGACAGCGAACGGATGCGGATCGAACCGCTACTGGCGCGCAGCGCGACGGGGGTCACCGGTGAGAGCGCCGACGACGTCGATACGCTGAGCCGGCTGCGCCGCAGCCGCGCCCGCGTGTCCACGCTGACCAGCGGTGTCGACGTCGAGCGATACAACTCGAGCGGTCCGGCGCTGGTCCGGACCGACCTGCGCCGCGTGCTGTCCATCGCGCCGAACCCATTGCCCTGCAACGGCTTCGATATCGTCATCGGCGCCCTACGCCGG contains:
- a CDS encoding glycosyltransferase gives rise to the protein MKIAIVSGDDIRCDDPRRLCVALAGRGHDVAHFVRHGDHRAARTGTDRHRTFCVPVGPRAAKSDSDVLPYVGEWACALERAWAAQPPDVVHAYGWLGGLAAQLAATRREVPTVQSFLGLATTRGAHARGKAPRDSERMRIEPLLARSATGVTGESADDVDTLSRLRRSRARVSTLTSGVDVERYNSSGPALVRTDLRRVLSIAPNPLPCNGFDIVIGALRRVPGAEVVVAETEVTNREHDEARARLRHLAADLGVGDRVRFAGTVAGDELPMVMRSADVIACTPREPPRATTALQAMACGVAVVALGVGVLNDVVVDNVTGLVLPSGSPGALSTALRSLLAQSFQCEGMGAAGRSRAMSRYAWDRIGLDALNIYRGGYPGWAPSRLQSTGVR